A genomic region of Kineococcus rhizosphaerae contains the following coding sequences:
- a CDS encoding prolyl oligopeptidase family serine peptidase encodes MSTPQQRPAAPREDVVDELHGVAVPDPYRWLEDAGDERTVAWSAAQDEAWAAWAATLPGRARLERRVRELMATGSVGTPVHRGAREFRTRREPTAEHGVLLVSDGDGSRVLVDPVALDPSGTTTLDAWRPDVEGDLVAYQLSEGGSEESVLRVLDATTGEVVDGPIDRARYSPVAWLPERAGVKAFYYVRRLPPERLPEHERQYHRRVYLHVVGTDPDTDVEVFGDGRSMTNYYGVWTSRDGRWLVVTSSDGTAPRNDVWIADLSAGDPARPEFRTVVEGRDANTSAWVGRDGRLYVFTDLDAPRGRLAVADPHAPQVENWSDLVPQGPALLDDVAVLDGPDLPEPLLVVGWTEHAVSSVTVHDLATGTRLEGAAGRVELPGTGSIGGLVGRPEGGHDLWFSYSDTTTPAHVWHLDGRTRELAVESAPPGAVQVPAVVSRLLEYPSLDGTVVRLQVTARADLLDADGVPRRSAPTILYGYGGFGISLSPHYAPDALAWVEAGGVYAVANLRGGGEEGEDWHRAGMRGHKQNVFDDFHAAARFLIARGFTTPQQLCVHGGSNGGLLVGAALTQEPALFAGVVCSAPLLDMVRYELHGLGATWSEEYGSAAVAEEFGWLHAYSPYHRTVEGTAYPAVLFTVFDSDSRVDPLHARKLCAALQHATSSDPAVRPVLLRREKDVGHGARSVSRSAGLVRDTLAFAARATGLELKD; translated from the coding sequence ATGAGCACCCCCCAGCAGCGGCCGGCCGCGCCGCGCGAGGACGTCGTGGACGAGCTGCACGGCGTGGCCGTCCCGGACCCCTACCGCTGGCTGGAGGACGCCGGCGACGAGCGCACGGTGGCGTGGTCGGCGGCCCAGGACGAGGCGTGGGCGGCGTGGGCGGCGACCCTGCCGGGCCGGGCTCGGCTCGAGCGGCGGGTGCGCGAGCTCATGGCGACCGGGTCGGTGGGGACCCCCGTGCACCGCGGCGCCCGCGAGTTCCGCACGCGGCGCGAGCCGACGGCCGAGCACGGGGTGCTGCTGGTGAGCGACGGGGACGGGTCGCGGGTCCTGGTGGACCCCGTCGCCCTGGACCCGTCCGGCACGACGACCCTCGACGCGTGGCGCCCCGACGTGGAGGGGGACCTGGTCGCCTACCAGCTGTCCGAGGGCGGCAGCGAGGAGAGCGTCCTGCGGGTCCTGGACGCCACGACCGGTGAGGTCGTCGACGGCCCGATCGACCGGGCCCGGTACTCCCCCGTCGCCTGGCTGCCCGAGCGCGCCGGGGTGAAGGCGTTCTACTACGTGCGCCGGCTGCCACCCGAGCGGCTGCCCGAGCACGAGCGCCAGTACCACCGCCGGGTGTACCTGCACGTCGTCGGCACGGACCCGGACACCGACGTCGAGGTCTTCGGCGACGGGCGGTCGATGACGAACTACTACGGCGTGTGGACCTCGCGCGACGGGCGCTGGCTGGTCGTGACGAGCTCGGACGGGACGGCCCCGCGCAACGACGTGTGGATCGCGGACCTGTCGGCGGGCGACCCGGCGCGGCCGGAGTTCCGCACGGTCGTCGAGGGGCGCGACGCGAACACGAGCGCGTGGGTCGGCCGCGACGGCCGGTTGTACGTGTTCACCGATCTCGACGCGCCGCGGGGCCGGCTCGCGGTGGCGGACCCGCACGCGCCGCAGGTGGAGAACTGGAGCGACCTCGTGCCCCAGGGACCGGCCCTGCTCGACGACGTCGCGGTCCTCGACGGCCCGGACCTGCCCGAACCCCTGCTGGTGGTCGGCTGGACCGAGCACGCGGTGAGTTCGGTGACCGTGCACGACCTCGCGACGGGAACCCGGCTGGAAGGGGCCGCGGGTCGCGTCGAACTGCCCGGGACGGGGTCGATCGGGGGTCTGGTCGGCCGTCCCGAGGGCGGGCACGACCTGTGGTTCTCCTACAGCGACACCACGACCCCGGCGCACGTGTGGCACCTCGACGGCCGCACGCGGGAACTCGCGGTGGAGTCCGCCCCGCCGGGGGCCGTGCAGGTCCCGGCCGTCGTGAGCCGGTTGCTGGAGTACCCCAGCCTGGACGGGACGGTCGTGCGGTTGCAGGTCACCGCCCGGGCCGACCTGCTGGACGCCGACGGGGTCCCGCGCCGGAGCGCACCGACGATCCTCTACGGCTACGGGGGTTTCGGGATCAGCCTGTCCCCGCACTACGCCCCCGACGCCCTGGCCTGGGTCGAGGCCGGCGGCGTGTACGCCGTCGCGAACCTGCGCGGCGGCGGTGAGGAGGGCGAGGACTGGCACCGCGCGGGGATGCGCGGGCACAAGCAGAACGTGTTCGACGACTTCCACGCCGCGGCCCGGTTCCTGATCGCGCGGGGTTTCACCACCCCGCAGCAGTTGTGCGTGCACGGCGGGTCGAACGGGGGACTGCTCGTCGGGGCGGCGCTGACGCAGGAACCCGCGCTGTTCGCGGGGGTGGTCTGCTCGGCCCCGCTGCTGGACATGGTCCGCTACGAGCTGCACGGCCTCGGGGCGACGTGGAGCGAGGAGTACGGCAGCGCCGCGGTCGCCGAGGAGTTCGGCTGGCTGCACGCGTACTCCCCCTACCACCGCACCGTGGAGGGGACGGCGTACCCGGCGGTGCTGTTCACGGTGTTCGACTCCGACAGTCGCGTCGACCCGTTGCACGCCAGGAAGTTGTGCGCGGCGCTGCAGCACGCGACGAGCTCGGACCCGGCGGTGCGCCCCGTGCTGCTGCGCCGGGAGAAGGACGTGGGGCACGGCGCGCGCTCGGTCTCGCGCAGCGCCGGGCTCGTGCGCGACACCCTCGCGTTCGCCGCGCGGGCCACCGGACTGGAACTGAAGGACTGA